Proteins from a genomic interval of Triplophysa dalaica isolate WHDGS20190420 chromosome 13, ASM1584641v1, whole genome shotgun sequence:
- the slc35a1 gene encoding CMP-sialic acid transporter, whose protein sequence is MAIESVSVWFKIYCLVVMTVIAATYTVVLRYTRTISSELYFSTTAVCFAEIIKLVLSLGMLVRETGDVGRCKAALVHHIFRSPKELLKLSVPSVVYAIQNNMAFVALSNLDAAVYQVTYQLKIPCTALCTVLMLSRSLSRLQWFSVFMLCGGVTLVQWTPPESTKVQMEQNPLMGFMAIAVAVLCSGFAGVYFEKVLKSSDTSLWVRNIQMYLSGIAVTFLGVIVTDGAEVMEKGVFYGYTPWVCLVIFLASVGGMYTSVVVKYTDNIMKGFSAAAAIVLSTVASVMLFGLQITTTFMSGSMLVCISIYLYGLPKQDTSKASTPSVDNVKKQKGSAV, encoded by the exons ATGGCGATCG AGTCGGTGAGTGTTTGGTTTAAGATTTACTGTCTGGTCGTCATGACTGTGATCGCTGCCACATACACCGTGGTTCTCCGATACACCAGAACCATCTCATCCGAGCTGTACTTCTCCACCACTGCGGTCTGCTTCGCTGAGATCATCAAACTCGTGCTCAGTCTGGGCATGCTCGTGAG GGAGACGGGTGATGTCGGCAGGTGTAAGGCTGCTCTGGTCCATCACATCTTCAGAAGTCCTAAGGAGCTGCTGAAGCTCAGCGTCCCGTCTGTGGTTTACGCCATCCAGAACAACATGGCCTTCGTGGCGTTGAGCAATCTGGACGCTGCCGTCTACCAG GTGACGTATCAGCTGAAGATCCCGTGTACGGCTCTGTGTACCGTCCTCATGCTTAGTCGTTCTCTGAGTCGTCTGCAgtggttctctgtgttcatgctCTGCGGGGGGGTGACGCTGGTGCAGTGGACACCACCAGAATCCACTAAAGTTCAG ATGGAGCAGAATCCATTGATGGGCTTCATGGCGATTGCGGTGGCGGTCCTGTGCTCGGGGTTTGCag GTGTGTACTTTGAGAAGGTTCTGAAGAGCTCAGACACGTCGCTGTGGGTGCGAAACATCCAGATGTACCTGTCGGGTATAGCTGTGACCTTTCTAGGTGTCATCGTGACAGACGGCGCCGAAGTGATGGAGAAAGGAGTTTTTTACGGATACACGCCCTGGGTCTGCCTGGTCATCT ttctGGCGAGTGTTGGAGGAATGTACACGTCTGTGGTGGTGAAGTACACGGACAACATCATGAAGGGATTTTCAGCGGCCGCCGCTATCGTTCTGTCCACCGTGGCGTCTGTGATGCTCTTCGGCCTGCAGATCA CCACCACGTTCATGAGCGGATCCATGCTGGTGTGCATTTCCATTTACCTGTACGGACTGCCAAAGCAAGACACCAGCAAAGCGTCGACACCCAGCGTGGATAACGTCAAGAAACAGAAAGGCTCAGCGGTCTGA